GAAGGAGAAGCAGTTTCTCGAATAgttgtttgtttattatataatctAAGAATGTTAATGATTGTCATAGTGGATAGAAAGAGATAATGATGTTTTTTTAAGTGATGAAAATTTTGAACCTTATATGCTTTTACTATGTTTGGAATCGTTTTTTTTGGCATTCAGCTTTAGAAATGAAGAGAAGTAGTTCATGATCTTCTTTATAAACCAAGATATTTCCTGTGATTGAATGgttaaattataactatttgtGTGTAGGGATTTGCTTTACAAGCCAGTGGTGCTAGTAAGTATGTTTAGATAGGTTAGTAAGTTGGTACTATTCCTTTCATTATAAGTTTACAACCTTAGAATGTTTTCTTTTGCAGCATGTGTCCACATTTCATGCTTCTGGTGTGTCTACAAAGCCATGAATAAACTGTCGCGAGTCACAGTGTCCAGGCGACACCATATAATCATTTTCCTAGCATCTGTCAGTTGATGCACTTTTTACTCAAGAAACTCTACCCAATTGCCTTTCACATAAGGGAACAAGTTGTGGTAGGACCGTTTTCTACTCACAAAAAATACTGTTGCAGTTCTTGATTAGTTTAGTTTTGTTAGAAAATATGAGGTTTGcttattcttcttcatcttcccaGATAATCTAACTTGTTTCTAGATTGGTTTCCATAAACAAAAACTTTGAAAGCTATATTCAGTCATAAACcgatcaaaattttatttatgattttggaATGATTATTGACCTTGTTGAGCCATTTATACGTCAACAAGATAGCTCTATGTACGTCAGAGAAGGAAATGATAGGAGGAACTATCTGGAAAAATCTAAGTCCAAGAACTCAACATGCAATCATTATGGAGGAAAAGGTCATCTCAAAGAAAACTGTTTCAAAGTAGTTGGTTACCCGGACTGGTGGAAACAACCAAAAGAAAGACAGAATGCAAATCAAAGAAAGAGAGTCAATGCTGCTAACAATGTATCTGATCAAGATGTCTATGTTGATGCAACAATTGAAGAGTACAGgatgtataaataatttctcaaaaGCATTAGAGATGTGAAAGGAAAGCAGGCTGCTGGAGCATCTTCACGCGGCACATCTGCAGGTAAGTCTTCTAATCTTAACACACATGAAAGTTTTCATACGTTTTTGTTTGAACTTAACATGAGTAGCAATAACTCAATAGGCGATAAACATAAATGGCTAATTGACTCAGGAGCATCTTGTCATGTGTGTAATGATAAAAATCTAatgaataatgttaaaaaactAGAAAAACCTAGACTAATGTACTTGGCAGATGGATCTTGCAAATCAATAGATGAAATAGGGTCAGTTAGAATTTCCAATAGAATAATACTTAATGAAGTCTTATTTGCACCATATTTTAAGTATAACCTTATTTCTACTGCCAAACTTATTGATGAGAACAAAATAGATtgtattttttcaaattcaatatgTGCTTTCATCGGTTGTTGAAATTGGAAAGAGGATAGGGAATCTTTATTTCGTCCCGGATGATAAATTTACCAATGACATATCTGATGAAATTTCCTTTAACTCTCAAAACAATATTTCTGATTGTAGTTTGAATGAACAATTTAGTAATAATGTTGATGTTGATTCTCATATTCTTCACAAAAAATTAGGACATCCTTCGGATGGAGCGATTAAAACTGTTTTTCCAAAATATGTTGTTAACAATAAACATTGTTTCACATGTCCATTGTCTAAATCACACAGACTGTCTTTCACACATAGCACtactaaaacaaataaattttttgaattaattcatgTTGATTTGTGGGGGCCTTATAGAGAAGAATCAATTTTAGATTGTTCATTTATGCTCACAATtgttgatgactattctaggtGTACTTGgatttatttaatgtttgacAAAACACTTGTCTTTGAGAAAATACAACAATTTTTTATACTTGttaaaaatcaatatgaaactacagttaaaattattagaattgaTAATGGAAcagaatttataaataataggtGTTCTAATTTGTTCAAATGTCTTAGTATAATTCATCAAACAACATGTGCATacactccacaacaaaatggagttgtaGAAAGAAAGCATAGACATTTAGTTCAAGTAGCTAGATCTATCATGATTGATTCTAATATGCCTTCCAAATTTTGGCCATATTCATTGCTCACAGCAACATACTTGATTAATCGTACACCAATGAAAAGACATGATTGGAAATCtccaatttatatgattaataaatCTAATCCAgattataattttcttagaatTTTTGGATGCTTATGCTATGTTACAAATGTTTTatctcaaaaatcaaaattcacACACAGAGGAAAGAAGTGTGTCTTTATTGGATATCCCATGAATAAAAAAGGATATAATGTATATGAATTAGAAACTAGAATTATAACTGTTTCTAGAGATGTGATCTTCCATGAGGAAATATTTCTATTCATGAAAGATAATAATTCATCAGATTCTactaaaaagaaatttattaattatccaTCTATTTTctatgatgaaattgaagatgTAAGCATAGAAGagcataaaaaaaatgatatcattGAACCTTCTGCTGACATTCAAACTGAAAATATTCCACTTGAAATTTTTGatgaaattcaagttgaaaaaTCTTTGCCATCTGATAAACTAGAGAGTTCATTAAGAAGAAGTTCTAGGACTTCACATGCACCATCCTGGATGCAGGATTATACTAATCATGCTGAagtattgaaaaaaaatgttaaaaaattattacctACAACATTTCCTTTCATTACAGTATGTAATGATCTAGCTTACACAGATTTTTTAGGAAATATTGATCAATCAAATTATCCAATTTCCTATAAACAAGCTGCTTCAAATCCAGATTGGATTGAAGCAATGGAGTTAGAACTTGatgttttgattaaaaataatacttggACTTTTACACAATTACCCAAAGGTAAGAAAAAGATAGGTTGTAGATgcatttataaaacaaaatttcatgTTGATGGTAGCATAAACAAatacaaagctcgtttagtggCAAAGGGATATAATCAAATTGATGGTGTTGATTTTCATTAAAGTTTTGCACCAGTGGCAAATAATGTCACTGTTAGATTATTACTTGCTTTGACAGCTACAAATAAATGGCATTTGCATTATATTGATGTAAATAATGCTTTTTTGCATGGTTGTCTTGATGAAGATGTATACATGTCTATTCCAGAAAGTTTAAAGTGTGAATTTCCAAATCAAGTATGTAAacttaataaaagtttatatgaaCTGAAACAATTTTCAAGACAATGGCATTCTGAAATTTCTaaaagtctttcaaatattgGATTTTTACAATCTGAAAATGATCATTGTCTATTCATTAAAAGAATAGGAGAACAAATTACATGTTTACTATTATATGTGGATCACATCTTGTTAGCAGGTAATTCTTTACAAGACATTTAATATGTTAAGAGTATTGTTGATTCTAAATATTCCATTAAGGATCTTGGTAATGCTAAGTTTTTCTTAGGATTAGAAATCATACATAATGAGACAGGTATATATGTTAACCAAAGGGAGTATATTTTGGATCTTATTTCTGATCTAGGTTTGATTACTTCTAAACCTGCAACAACTCTTATGATAAAAGGGTTAAAGCTTGTTAATGATCCTATTAATGATGAATTATGTGATGTTAACCAACACATAAGACTTGTTGGcagattattatatttaaatttcaccCGACCCGACATTGCTTATTGTGTTTAacaattaattcaatttttaaacaaaCCTTTTAAATCTCATTTTGAGGTAGCTATACAAGTAGTCAAGTATTTGAAAGGAACTCCATGTTTAGGAGTATTTTATTCATCAAATAATTGTGTTAAATTGTGTGCATATTCTGATAGTGATTGGGGATCTTGTTTAGTTTCTAGAAAATCATTAACAGGGTATTGTATATTTGTTAGTAATTCACTTGTAGCTTGGAAAACAAAGAAACAGCAAACTGTTTCGTGTTCTTCAGCTGAAGCTGAATACCGTAATTTAGCTACAACAGTTTGTGAATTGCAATggttaacatatttttttaatgatattaaGATTCAGGTTGATTTGCCGGTTGCACTTCATTGTGATAACAAAGCAGCCATATACATTACAGAAAATCCGGTGTTTCATGAACGAACGAAACATATCGATATTGATTGTCATGTGGTTAGGAATAAATACAAGTCAGGTTTTATATCACTAATACATGTGCCTTCTAGTATGCAGGTTGCAGATATTTTTACCAAGACATTTGAAACAAATCAATTCTTAAATCATAGACAGAAACTTCAACTACAAGATTTTCATCTTGAGGGGGGAGTGTAGAAGAAATAGTCATTATTATGTTAGTTAATTGTGTTTAATATTAGTTAACTTGAGTTAACTAATTgtattatttgttaatagaaGTTACAACAATATATTGGTTAGTTAGTGTCAGTTATAAAGTTTAtgacatattttgtatttaatttagtttagatACCTCTTTAGCACAATTGGGAGTTTTTTTAACCTATAATGGATTTGTGgctatataaatagataataaaatcaCAAATCCCTTACGGGTTTTTCTCTCAATATCTCTTGTTCTTATTCTCCAATCCCTCTCTATAACTGCTCATAGTTTTGCTAATTCTTGAAGTctagatataaaaataattatatttatatattatatgtaaatttattaatttatacaaaaaaaaaattgttgaaaatgtgttaattatatattagtattaaataaaataacataacttataaaatattataactatttaaaaatataaaaaaatccatggacgaacccttaggttttctcacGAATGTTTGGGTTACACAAGCCGACATTTCCTCCATGGACAAAccttaggttttctcaccaatgtttgcgttactTAAGTCGACATTCTCTCAATAGACAAATCCTTAGATTTTCTCACCAAATCCAGacacttttgaaattaaacataattatatatatataaattagttagttacaaagttgaacttatattgttaaaatttacctcgttcattaaattttgaaaattcgtaattaaataattaaaatcattatatataaaaaaatataaaaatttaaatgaattgattagatgatttttttaatattcttatttttttcaaattatatataataataagtaatattagacacAGTAGTAGAactttatatttgattggtaatttatttaaaatttaatgtttgaagatttgttttatcgaaactgtttttattattatctaaggaatgttttcaatttatatggTTTTGGAtaagcttaaaaaaataacaagataattttaaataaaacgagtAGATAAAGtaaattttgtcatattttttaataattaaataacaaaatattgaattaaattataaaatcatatttttaacgTAATTTTTTTCTTGGTTTTACATCATTACTTGCACGGGTTATATGctagtttttaaataatgttatgattatataatatgtagtttgtgaatatatattatattatgtttaaaatattataaaatatatttttaattaataaaatttagttttcgAGTTCGAGTAGATAAAAGtaaattttgtcatattttttaataattaaataacaaaatattgaattaaattataaagtcatatttttaatgtaatttttttcttgGTTTTAcatcattactcgtgcaaatacacGGGTTATATGctagtttttaaataatgttatgattatataatatgtagtttgtgaatatatattatattatgtttaaaatattataaaatatatttttaactaataaaatttagttttcgAGTTCGAGTATAAATTTTAGTTCTCAATTCTAAATCGAGAATTTAGTACGTAATTCGAATCGAATTTGAGTATTTGAGCTCTAACCTGAAGTATTCATAATTattgttttcattaaattatttaaaattaaaaaataatatatcatatatctAATACAACCCATATGTTTGTTTGGGCCGTCGAAATCATAAcctaataagattaaaaaaaagaaaattgaagaaaaacatTTGGACCTGGATCTGATCCATTGGACCCGAGTTTCTAAATTTGATCcgaattgaataattaaatattaactggaaaagaataattaaatatttagatcATGTATTGAGAATTTGGATCCATCGTTCTTAGGCTGGATTCTTCGAAACTCTGAATATCAGCTCCATTCATTTTTGCTAATCCGTTCTCTGTAGATTATCTAGGTATTACAGATTCAATGGAAAATCAACTAAGCGATTTGATCGGAAACGAGGAAGAATTTCCGGATGAGTTCCAGTGCTTCGTTTGCCTGTATGTTAATGTCCATCGAATCATTGCTTACGTCTGTTAAATTATGCATTTATCTTACTTGTTTTCTCCAACTATAAGGCACcgattgaaatttgattttgcgATTTATTATGTTCTTTGTAAGAATGTTGATGATTGTCATGGTGGATAGAATGAGGTAATGATGCTTTTTAACggataaaaattaacttaactGGAAGGATAAACAGTTTCTCGAATAGATGATTGTTTGTTATATAATCTAAGAATGTTGATGATTGTCATGGTGGATAGAACTTAGAAGAAGATAATGATGCTTTTAAACTGATGAAAATTAACTTAACTTGAAGGAGAAGCAGTTTCTCGAATAGATGATTGTTTGTTATATAATCTAAGAATGTTGATGATTGTCATGGTGGATAGAACTTAGAAGAAGATAATGATGCTTTTTAACTGATGAAAATTAACTTAACTTGAAGGAGAAGCAGTTTCTCGAATAGATGATTGTTTGTTATATAATCTAAGAATGTTTATGATCATCATGGTGGATAGAAGGAGATAATGATGCTTTTTTAACTGATGAAAATTAACTTAACTGGAAGGAGAAGCAGTTTCTAGAATAGATGACTGTTTATTATATAATCTAAGAATGTTGATGATTGTCATGGTGGATAGGCCTAGGTAATGATGCTTTTTAACTGATGAAAAATAACTGGAAGGAGAAGCAGTTTCTCGAATAGATGattgtttattatataatctAAGAATGTTGATGATTGTCATGGTGGATAGGAGGTAATAATGCTTTTTAACTGGAAGGAGAAACAGTTTCTCGAATAGATGattgtttattatataatctAAGAATGTTGATGATCATCATGGTGGATAGAAGGAGATCATGATGCTTTTTAACGATGAAAATTAACTTGAAGGCGAAACAGTTTCTCGAATAGATGattgtttattatataatctAAGAATGTTGATGATTGTCATGGTGGATCGAAGGAGATAATGATGCTTTTTAACTGATGAAAATTAACTTGAAGGACAAACAATTTCTCGAAtagatgattttttattatataatcttagaattttgatgattgTCATGGTGGATCGAAGGAGATAATGATGCTTTGTAACTGATGAAAATTAACTTGAAGGACAAACAATTTCTCGAAtagatgattttttattatataatcttagaattttgatgattgTCATGGTGGATCGAAGGAGATAATGATGCTTTGTAACTGCTGAAAATTAACTTGAAGGAGAAACAGTTTCTCGAATAGATGattgtttattatataatctTAGAATGTTGATGACTGTCATGGTGGATAGAAGGAGATAATGATGCTTTTTTAACTGATGAAAATTTTGAACCTTATATGCTTTTACTATGTTTGGAATCGATTTTGGGGCATTCAACTTTAGAAATGAAGAGAAGTAGTTCATGATCTTCTTTATAAACCAAGACATTTCCTGTGATTgaatgattaaattatatctattTGTATGCAGGGATTTGCTTTACAAGCCAGTGGTGCTAGGTAAGTATGTTTCAATATGTTAATAAGTTGGTACTATTCCTTTCATTACAAGTTTACAACCTTAGAATGTTTTCTTTTGCAGCATGTGGCCACATTTCATGTTTCTGGTGTGTCTACAAAGCCATGAATAAAATGCGCGAGTCACAGTGTCCAGTATGTCGCCATCCATATAATCATTTTCCTAGCATCTGTCAGTTGATGCACTTCTTACTCAAGAAACTCTACCCAATTGCCTTTCACAGAAGGGAACAAGTTGTGGTAGGTGCGTTTTCTAAACACACAAAAATATTGTTGCAGTTCTTGAAATTAATGCATATTCTTGATTAGCTTAGTTTTGTTGGAAAATATGAGGTTTGcttattcttcttcatcttcccaGATAATCTAACCTGTTTCTAGATTGGTTTCCATAAACAAAAACTTTGAAAGCTATATTCAGTCATAAACcgatcaaaattttatttatgattttggaATGATTATTGACCTCTTGTTGATGCAATCTTTTCTCTGTttgtaatattgatattataatcTTCTTGTCACTTTCTCATTTTctcagaggaagaagaaagaaccAAGTATTTTTCCCCACAGTTTGATGACCCTATAACTGATATGGATATCCATGGTAGCTCTCCTCTCCATCCCAAAATCAATCCCAGCTCAGAATTACGCAACGATAATGAAAACCCAGAATCTTCATCTAAAGATGTATCAAATATAATCAAGACTCCTCACGAGGAGGGGGAAGAGAAGGATAAAAAATCAGATATTGAGCAACAAACTGTTAACAGGGTCCCGATCACTGATCTGTCTTGTTCTGTATGTAAACAGTTTCTCTATCGACCAGTTGTTCTTAATTGCGGACATGGTAGGCAGGCTCTGATCAGCCTTCAATCTTAATTCTGAGAAAAAACAACTACCCACCTTTGTTGCTAACTCTGGTAATCTTCTTCTTGCTATGCAGTATACTGTGAAATATGTGTGGTCAAGTCAAACGATGAAATTCTAAGGTGTAAAGTTTGTCAAAACCCGCATCCACAAGGCTTTCCAACGGTCTGTTTGGTTTTAGATCATTTCTTAGAGGAGAATTTCTCAGACGAATATGCAATAAGAAGAGAGGAAGGACTCAAACTAGCCAGCACCTCAGATGGTCGATCATTAGCAGGTGTTGTCATggtttatattttgaaaaaacgTTCATTTTGCTctctgaaatttttaaaaaggcTCATCAGGTGCTTCACTAAGTTCTGTTATCAAATgggattaatatataattatgtttttaaagaATGTTTTATTGGCAGTTGCAAAGAAAGGCGAGCAAAAGGGAAACCGTATGTCATCAGGTTCTCAATGTGATATTATATCATGGTTGCATGGTCAAGGGCCAAAGGTTCATCCTGGAGTTGGCTGTGATTATTGTggggtaataataataaaaccaaaatcatcttagagttttaataataattttgattcgaattctatttattttttatgttgaatGTGGCAGATGCTTCCTATAGTTGGGGAGCGATACAAATGCAAAGATTGCAAAGAGATGATGGGTTTTGATCTTTGTGAGGAATGTTATCGTTGTTCTTCGAAACTTCCAGGACGATTCAATCAGCAACATAGGCCAGAGCATCGGTTTGCGACTGTAGAACCGTTTGAAGAACAAGAGACTGATTTTTCGGAAGACGATACTAATGTTGCAGGTGAAAATGCAGAAGAAGATGTTTCAACTGCTCCGTTTTTCATTGTTTATGCTCCACCTGATTCAGAAGATGATTTGGTTGCTCCTAATTCTTCTTCACTTCAGACACCACCTGATTTTCTCCAATCTTCTCCAGATAATGATGAGTAAACTCTCTATGGATCTTGTGTTTGTTTCTAGTATGTTAATGAAACAATTGGTTTCAAAAAAACTCTGTTTTTTTAACTGTGGGATTATCTTCATCACTTGTTTGTTTGAGTACTTGAGGAACATTTTGAACCATATAATCTTGAATAAATGTTATCTTAAGTTTTATTGTCTagaattatatttgtttttttatcttaagtaatatattattataaatagaataactgttaataattatgtttttgtataGCAATTAAGATGGTCTTAGATATACAAATTAGTGATcatagttatatttattttaaattgggaTTTCAactaaattgttttatttgttttaagctagatcaaaatcttatttgtttttaattaactGTTCATTTTGGATtcacaataaaaattgaagagATCATTCGAATATGTTAGATGAGTTATAAGTAGTGTTTGTAGGGTATATTGAAAAATTGTATTATGTactgaaattttatttttattttttttttttgtataaaaaattatattattaccgtactaaaattttgagaaagtaatatattatataccaattttattttggtgcgaaatataacaaaattaaggtttaattatttataatttcattagttattattattattacaagtaTTATagatatgtttttaatatataaatattatttttttatatgccgaaattttgaaaaattcataattttgttatag
This is a stretch of genomic DNA from Impatiens glandulifera chromosome 4, dImpGla2.1, whole genome shotgun sequence. It encodes these proteins:
- the LOC124934319 gene encoding E3 ubiquitin-protein ligase PRT1-like; translation: MENQLSDLIGNEEEFPDEFQCFVCLDLLYKPVVLACGHISCFWCVYKAMNKMRESQCPVCRHPYNHFPSICQLMHFLLKKLYPIAFHRREQVVVEEEERTKYFSPQFDDPITDMDIHGSSPLHPKINPSSELRNDNENPESSSKDVSNIIKTPHEEGEEKDKKSDIEQQTVNRVPITDLSCSVCKQFLYRPVVLNCGHVYCEICVVKSNDEILRCKVCQNPHPQGFPTVCLVLDHFLEENFSDEYAIRREEGLKLASTSDGRSLAVAKKGEQKGNRMSSGSQCDIISWLHGQGPKVHPGVGCDYCGMLPIVGERYKCKDCKEMMGFDLCEECYRCSSKLPGRFNQQHRPEHRFATVEPFEEQETDFSEDDTNVAGENAEEDVSTAPFFIVYAPPDSEDDLVAPNSSSLQTPPDFLQSSPDNDE